In the Anastrepha obliqua isolate idAnaObli1 chromosome 1, idAnaObli1_1.0, whole genome shotgun sequence genome, one interval contains:
- the LOC129243129 gene encoding bromodomain adjacent to zinc finger domain protein 1A, giving the protein MPICKRDGFDNMPSRNRNETFHDNDEVFFCEVTREIFRDYEDYFRHVMVINSTVWQCEATGRDNLTYAEALRSERRARKKLELFKYCLRAPVMLVVENSKQSSLNTLCVILCKFLRKRFFINEEVTACHKTSTYNAYTVLGIVPSSNTPPANGVYEETEKLQYKLRRKGQNEAEVIVPFENIRRQRQEFTTENLQMFVKDNVTRVDGILRPKPESYQKYVTNQSITFENIFIGKMPHFTPAKIKRPSQDTGSKKQSTLNKYFAKDGKTENENNVKNGGKLSEQEEARREKKRAQKAEEEEARLADKLKRIAEQERQKEEKRKLVERVNAECNALLTKTDDLERTDQRLLPLYRPVKTYIPAKLVGDAFMIREFIHSFPTILSGIEVFRGNLSFFEMSRAFSIREVSGPLSDIILILLGTVFDMQKEEEEDCSVEYLRARSELKNREPLITMSEAARAHKYAKRHFSFKINELPIDSMTLSEVLRLHLLSSGAIVKERAEKWRIKYRNGYSSSEDPGLMLRMRYPHILRSLKLYTIYQLPFTDIVRIARCLMAQILTYSSPINLIEERMEQMSTTRMDLRVLTTMENTRLSNVQTQKRNITNEFHQQLMEDEIKSNKEKKKQLEEKLNKKIAELLAQSERERRKYEQQVEGFNSSLFNFLVYLGMDRAYRKYYVLESMPGIFVEHAPDALDTCLSDPPKNVLGGNSIQSNIANLPKNRKDIRAYLLKMYTDEDKEAAKADKAAKTPKNTISLSGSQENKEDKENHLVNGITNGKDVTEGNEPDTKSEEKVIESEAEESPSQYQLYMCTGNPRNCIVHDERNADRQRWTYIYEKEDIDALIAALNPLGERESQLKEQLTTLRQLIVNHCKKCPEELLTLDDNQQVRKFKSLMMSETSRKYSKANFGFGEGGDLNEVMHAALIDRIIQFESDIYTGDLGRLKVKDMEKWRSDLQSNQYDPQVKLQLGPKVAIDGGDDDEGADDDAEDDVEVDAKDGGKYATRPFKDPGDVLGDTIEIDSEDSGDELISLHDSPTIRTNVQNCAYALLQVEQAIERRFIKEPFGAPLKDVKDKEFLERKIKWGLARLKQWEVSLVESTSFSQVFLHLNILHDCILWARSTNKSLCQVCRRGSDPDKMLLCDECNGGTHMFCMKPKMKTVPEGNWYCARCVKRLGIRNENEEKNSKSASQRRKRTFNIDDNIDDGMVNGTKDGERGRSSGRRSSKPLQTNEIEEALEDDNDEAAQDSDEDDNGDSDADENNSENLDDDAEIGSDKGEDIEDDEADKKKSEDGTEQEEDDNVCVVCSYDGSDLMCIRCKETFHLECINMKRAPRYNFICPKCKSVNGSDKSSPRSIKRNSKHILDSSNDDDDDDSEPLVKRTRPSRSSLRNSGYQQQNGHGSPREAAKSASQRRSIRRTGDHLPLNSAALYQLLDDVMKHEDAWPFTRPVSQAEVPDYHKIIKTPMDLAKVKSKLNMGAYQLNEEVMKDIQLIFQNCDEYNVKGNEIYSAGSTLEKYVIEQCKCLNLPFKPSDMNSSQ; this is encoded by the exons ATGCCTATCTGTAAACGTGATGGCTTCGATAATATGCCATCCCGTAATCGAAACGAGACTTTTCATGACAACGACGAGGTTTTCTTTTGTGAAGTAACAAGGGAGATATTTCGCGACTACGA GGACTACTTCCGCCATGTAATGGTAATAAATTCCACTGTTTGGCAGTGCGAAGCCACTGGTCGCGATAATCTCACCTATGCAGAGGCATTACGTAGTGAACGAAGAGCGCGCAAGAAACTGGAACTATTTAAGTACTGTCTTCGAGCACCGGTAATGCTAGTTGTTGAAAACTCGAAGCAATCCTCATTGAACACACTTTGtgtaattttatgcaaatttctgCGCAAGCGTTTTTTTATCAATGAAGAAGTAACTGCCTGCCATAAAACTTCTACATATAACGCCTACACAGTGTTAGGTATTGTGCCGTCTAGTAACACGCCTCCCGCCAACGGCGTGTATGAAGAAACTGAGAAACTTCAGTACAAGTTGCGTCGGAAAGGACAAAATGAGGCAGAAGTAATTGTACCATTTGAAAATATCCGTCGTCAGCGACAAGAGTTCACTACAGAGAATCTGCAAATGTTCGTGAAAGATAATGTAACTCGTGTGGATGGTATATTACGACCAAAACCGGAGTCTTACCAAAAATATGTGACAAATCAAAGTATCACTTTCGAAAATATATTCATCGGCAAAATGCCACATTTTACACCCGCAAAAATTAAACGTCCATCCCAAGATACAGGCAGTAAAAAGCAATCcacattgaataaatattttgctaaagATGGGaaaactgaaaatgaaaataatgtaaAGAACGGTGGAAAACTAAGTGAGCAGGAAGAAGCTAGGCGAGAGAAAAAACGGGCACAAAAagctgaagaagaagaagctagATTGGCTGATAAACTGAAACGCATTGCTGAGCAGGAACGACAGAAAGAGGAGAAGCGGAAGTTAGTGGAACGTGTTAATGCCGAATGTAACGCTTTGCTTACAAAGACGgatgacttggagcgcacaGACCAACGCTTATTGCCCTTATATCGACCTGTTAAAACTTATATTCCAGCTAAACTAGTCGGCGATGCATTCATGATTCGAGAATTCATTCATTCTTTCCCAACCATATTGTCAGGCATTGAAGTTTTTCGTggaaatttgagtttttttgaaatgtctCGTGCCTTTAGTATTCGTGAAGTGTCGGGACCACTGTCGGACATAATTCTGATACTTCTGGGAACTGTTTTTGATATGCagaaagaagaagaggaagattgTAGCGTTGAATATTTGCGTGCGCGTTCCGAGCTGAAAAATCGAGAACCTTTAATAACGATGAGTGAAGCGGCCCGGGCTCATAAGTATGCAAAGCGACATTTCTCTTTCAAGATAAATGAGTTGCCAATAGATTCGATGACTTTGAGTGAAGTTTTGCGTTTGCATTTGTTGTCGTCTGGAGCTATAGTCAAAGAGCGTGCGGAAAAATGGCGCATTAAGTATCGGAATGGTTATTCATCCTCAGAGGATCCTGGACTTATGCTACGTATGCGATATCCACATATTTTGCGTTCTCTCAAGCTGTACACTATCTATCAGTTACCATTTACTGACATTGTGCGTATTGCGCGTTGTCTGATGGCGCAGATATTGACTTACTCAAGTCCCATAAATCTTATTGAAGAACGCATGGAGCAAATGTCCACGACTCGGATGGATCTACGAGTATTAACAACGATGGAGAATACGCGTTTATCAAATGTTCAAACGCAGAAGCGTAATATTActaatgaatttcatcagcaattaatggaagatgaaataaaaagcaacaaagaaaagaaaaagcagcttgaagaaaaattgaataaaaaaattgcagagcTGTTGGCACAGTCTGAACGTGAGCGTCGAAAATACGAGCAGCAGGTAGAAGGATTCAATtcatctttatttaattttcttgtcTATCTTGGCATGGATCGTGCATACCGCAAATACTACGTATTGGAATCGATGCCAGGCATTTTTGTGGAGCATGCACCCGATGCTTTAGACACTTGTTTAAGTGATCCTCCCAAAAATGTATTAGGAGGAAATTCTATACAGTCAAATATCGCAAACTTgccaaaaaatcgcaaagaCATACGTGCATATTTGTTGAAAATGTATACTGATGAAGATAAAGAAGCAGCTAAGGCCGATAAAGCTGCTAAGACTCCGAAAAATACAATCTCCCTCAGCGGGTCCCAGGAAAACAAGGAAGATAAAGAAAATCATCTAGTAAATGGTATCACTAATGGTAAAGATGTTACCGAAGGAAACGAGCCCGATACAAAGAGTGAGGAGAAAGTAATTGAATCCGAAGCCGAAGAATCTCCATCACAATATCAATTATATATGTGTACGGGCAACCCGAGAAATTGTATTGTTCATGATGAACGGAACGCTGACAGACAGAGATGGACTTATATCTACGAAAAAGAAGATATCGATGCACTTATTGCAGCACTGAATCCATTAGGAGAGCGTGAGTCTCAATTAAAGGAGCAACTAACTACTCTACGTCAACTTATTGTTAACCATTGCAAAAAATGTCCAGAAGAATTGCTTACATTAGATGATAACCAGCAAGTTCGTAAATTCAAATCGTTAATGATGTCTGAAACTTCTCGAAAGTATAGTAAAGCGAACTTTGGTTTTGGCGAGGGCGGGGATCTGAACGAAGTAATGCATGCGGCGCTGATTGATCGAATAATACAATTCGAAAGCGACATTTATACGGGTGATTTGGGTCGGTTAAAGGTGAAGGATATGGAAAAATGGCGGTCAGACCTTCAATCAAACCAATATGATCCACAAGTCAAATTGCAGTTGGGCCCAAAAGTCGCCATAGATGGGGGGGATGACGATGAGGGTGCTGACGACGATGCAGAAGATGATGTTGAGGTAGATGCAAAAGATGGTGGAAAATACGCAACCAGACCCTTTAAGGATCCCGGCGATGTGTTGGGTGACACAATCGAGATTGACTCGGAGGACAGTGGTGATGAGCTTATCTCCTTACATGATTCGCCCACAATCCGAACCAATGTACAGAATTGCGCCTATGCTCTACTACAGGTAGAACAGGCAATAGAACGGCGTTTCATTAAGGAGCCGTTTGGTGCACCCTTAAAAGATGTAAAGGATAAAGAATTTTTGGAACGTAAAATAAAATGGGGTCTCGCTCGATTGAAACAATGGGAGGTGTCCTTAGTAGAGAGCACAAGTTTCTCACAA GTATTCCTTCATTTGAACATTCTGCATGATTGCATTTTGTGGGCTCGTTCCACGAACAAATCCCTGTGCCAAGTATGTCGCAGAGGAAGTGATCCAGACAAAATGTTGCTATGTGATGAATGCAATGGTGGCACACACATGTTCTGTATGAAACCTAAGATGAAGACAGTGCCTGAAGGTAATTGGTACTGCGCACGGTGCGTCAAACGTTTGGGTATACGTAacgaaaacgaagaaaaaaatagtaaatcggCGTCTCAAAGACGGAAGCGTACTTTCAATATTGATGATAATATTGATGACGGTATGGTAAATGGCACTAAAGATGGCGAACGTGGACGCAGTAGTGGACGCCGCAGTAGTAAGCCTTTGCAAACGAATGAAATCGAAGAAGCATTGGAAGATGACAATGATGAGGCTGCGCAAGACAGTGATGAAGATGACAATGGTGATTCTGACGCTGATGAAAATAATAGTGAAAACTTGGATGATGATGCAGAAATTGGTAGTGATAAAGGCGAAGATATTGAAGATGATGAGGCTGATAAGAAGAAATCTGAGGATGGCACAGAACAAGAGGA AGATGACAATGTTTGCGTTGTTTGCTCATACGATGGAAGTGATTTAATGTGTATACGCTGCAAGGAAACTTTCCATTTAGAGTGCATCAATATGAAGAGAGCACCTCGTTACAATTTCATATGTCCAAAATGTAAATCGGTAAACGGAAGCGACAAAAGCTCGCCGAGGAGCATAAAAAGGAATAGTAAGCATATTCTAGACTCTTCAAACGATGACGACGATGATGATTCCGAACCGCTTGTGAAACGCACAAGACCGTCACGGTCGTCTTTACGTAATTCTGGTTATCAGCAGCAGAATGGGCACGGCAGCCCTCGCGAGGCAGCTAAATCGGCATCACAACGACGTTCAATTCGTCGTACCGGTGACCATTTACCACTGAATAGTGCCGCCTTATATCAGCTTCTAGATGATGTAATGAAACATGAAGATGCGTGGCCGTTTACGCGCCCGGTTTCGCAGGCAGAAGTACCGGACTATCACAAGATTATAAAAACACCAATGGATTTGGCAAAGGTGAAGTCAAAGCTTAATATGGGCGCATACCAGCTGAATGAGGAAGTAATGAAAGATATTCaattgatttttcaaaattgcgaTGAATACAATGTAAAAGGCAATGAAATTTACAG CGCTGGTTCTACGTTGGAGAAGTATGTTATAGAGCAATGTAAATGCCTAAATTTACCATTTAAACCCAGCGACATGAATTCTtctcaataa
- the LOC129243106 gene encoding probable enoyl-CoA hydratase — MLRQLVQHLSKRGFLGALSADVRNIGARSIYTTDCLQKNEKGGQTATDIIVDKDKNVTLIGINRPHVRNAINAATATQLCEAFNAFEADETSPVAVLYGIGGSFCAGYDILELGKDGGEQVSIDILMAHEGSVGPTRRHIQKPVVCGISGYCIANGLELALMCDLRVMEETAVLGFFNRRFGVPVIDGGTARLPALIGFSRALDLILTGRQVCADEALSMGVVNRVVPAGQSLIRSVELAQQLAKFPQRALNHDRNSLYSAVFDAANFNQAVQNEIMYTSKEIIEEMQQGIKWFIQTFKTDTTHSWLKREKSMADWDDKQLAAAAEQKEAEKQAAEAARIEDEKKSKEAKQKSSEKKK, encoded by the exons ATGTTACGACAACTGGTTCAGCATCTTAGCAAAAGGGGTTTTCTGGGAGCTCTCTCCGCCGACGTTAGAAATATAGGGGCAAGAAGTATTTACACTACAGATTGCCTGCAAAAAAATGAGAAAG gcGGACAAACTGCAACGGATATTATAGTTGACAAAGACAAGAATGTCACATTGATAGGCATAAATCGACCACATGTGCGAAATGCTATTAATGCTGCCACTGCCACACAACTTTGTGAGGCATTCAATGCTTTTGAGGCTGACGAAACATCACCTGTAGCAGTTTTGTACGGCATTGGTGGGTCCTTTTGCGCTGGTTATGATATCCTAGAGCTTGGAAAAGATGGTGGAGAACAGGTTAGCATTGACATTTTAATGGCGCATGAAGGGTCAGTGGGGCCTACTCGGCGCCATATACAAAAGCCGGTAGTGTGCGGTATCAGCGGTTACTGTATAGCTAATGGATTGGAACTAGCATTAATGTGTGATCTGCGTGTAATGGAGGAAACAGCAGTACTTGGTTTCTTTAATCGACGTTTCGGAGTCCCTGTTATCGACGGTGGCACAGCGCGCTTACCTGCGCTGATTGGTTTTTCCAGAGCATTGGATTTGATACTGACGGGACGGCAAGTTTGTGCCGACGAGGCACTCTCTATGGGTGTTGTTAACCGTGTTGTTCCGGCCGGTCAGTCATTAATTAGGTCTGTAGAGTTGGCACAACAGCTGGCGAAATTTCCGCAACGTGCTCTTAATCACGATCGAAATTCGTTGTATTCAGCCGTTTTCGATGCAGCAAACTTTAATCAGGCGGTGCAAAATGAGATTATGTACACatcaaaagaaataattgagGAAATGCAGCAGGGTATTAAATGGTTTATACAAA CATTTAAAACCGATACAACGCATTCGTGGTTAAAGCGTGAAAAGTCGATGGCGGACTGGGATGACAAACAATTGGCTGCTGCAGCTGAACAAAAAGAGGCCGAAAAGCAGGCAGCAGAAGCAGCGCGTATTGAGGATGAGAAAAAGTCGAAGGAGGCAAAACAGAAGtccagtgaaaaaaaaaagtag
- the LOC129243113 gene encoding probable enoyl-CoA hydratase isoform X2: MANILRPYRSNSLQKLLGNICLRKRQYFSTEASENNGKAGPMVLVDKDDHITLIGLNRPNNRNSIDNKTARCLSQAIASFEADETSPVAVIYGIGGSLCTGQDLTELEARCKKSDFNENYSALSNHNFLHRHSKKPIICGINGYCVADGLELAIFCDLRIMEDTAVLGFFGRCIGLNLKCGGTARLPAIIGYSRSMDLLLTGRRVGGQEALQIGLVNRLVATGTALGQAVNLAFSIAKFPLKALQRDRNNLYANHYERRNGFCAAIGHETAPIHSNIVNEIGEGVTRFKNSKTNGSKIESWQVKPKALQTWEKEEELHEKRFALNANTIQNNC, encoded by the exons ATGGCGAATATATTAAGACCATATAGATCTAATAGTTTGCAGAAGCTACTAGGC AATATATGTTTACGAAAAAGGCAATACTTTTCAACTGAAGCATCAGAAAACAACGGCAAAGCTGGACCCATGGTATTAGTTGATAAGGATGACCATATCACGTTAATTGGTTTAAATCGACCAAATAATCGCAACTCCATTGACAATAAAACCGCGCGTTGTTTAAGTCAAGCCATCGCCAGTTTTGAAGCGGACGAAACGTCGCCGGTGGCAGTGATTTATGGAATAGGGGGCTCTTTGTGCACAGGTCAAGATCTGACAGAATTAGAAGCGCGTtgcaaaaaaagtgattttaacgAGAATTATAGTGCGCTCtctaatcataattttttacataggcATTCGAAAAAACCAATTATTTGTGGAATTAATGGTTATTGTGTGGCCGATGGGCTAGAATTGGCGATTTTTTGTGATCTTCGCATTATGGAGGACACTGCAGTGTTGGGATTTTTTGGCCGATGCATTGGGCTCAATCTAAAGTGTGGGGGAACAGCTAGGCTACCTGCTATAATAGGATATTCACGATCAATGGATTTGTTGTTAACGGGTCGGCGCGTGGGTGGCCAAGAGGCTCTTCAAATAGGGTTAGTAAATCGTCTAGTAGCTACAGGTACGGCGCTTGGGCAGGCAGTAAATTTAGCTTTTTCCATTGCGAAATTTCCTTTAAAAGCCCTTCAAAGAGATCGTAACAATTTATATGCAAATCATTACGAACGGCGCAATGGTTTTTGCGCAGCGATAGGCCATGAAACTGCCCCAATTCATTCTAATATTGTAAACGAAATTGGAGAAGGTGTAACAAGgttcaaaaatt CAAAAACAAATGGATCGAAGATAGAATCGTGGCAGGTAAAGCCGAAAGCTTTACAAACTtgggaaaaagaagaagaacttcACGAGAAACGGTTTGCATTAAACGCAAATACGATTCAGAATAATTGCTGA
- the LOC129243113 gene encoding probable enoyl-CoA hydratase isoform X1, which produces MANILRPYRSNSLQKLLGQNICLRKRQYFSTEASENNGKAGPMVLVDKDDHITLIGLNRPNNRNSIDNKTARCLSQAIASFEADETSPVAVIYGIGGSLCTGQDLTELEARCKKSDFNENYSALSNHNFLHRHSKKPIICGINGYCVADGLELAIFCDLRIMEDTAVLGFFGRCIGLNLKCGGTARLPAIIGYSRSMDLLLTGRRVGGQEALQIGLVNRLVATGTALGQAVNLAFSIAKFPLKALQRDRNNLYANHYERRNGFCAAIGHETAPIHSNIVNEIGEGVTRFKNSKTNGSKIESWQVKPKALQTWEKEEELHEKRFALNANTIQNNC; this is translated from the exons ATGGCGAATATATTAAGACCATATAGATCTAATAGTTTGCAGAAGCTACTAGGC CAGAATATATGTTTACGAAAAAGGCAATACTTTTCAACTGAAGCATCAGAAAACAACGGCAAAGCTGGACCCATGGTATTAGTTGATAAGGATGACCATATCACGTTAATTGGTTTAAATCGACCAAATAATCGCAACTCCATTGACAATAAAACCGCGCGTTGTTTAAGTCAAGCCATCGCCAGTTTTGAAGCGGACGAAACGTCGCCGGTGGCAGTGATTTATGGAATAGGGGGCTCTTTGTGCACAGGTCAAGATCTGACAGAATTAGAAGCGCGTtgcaaaaaaagtgattttaacgAGAATTATAGTGCGCTCtctaatcataattttttacataggcATTCGAAAAAACCAATTATTTGTGGAATTAATGGTTATTGTGTGGCCGATGGGCTAGAATTGGCGATTTTTTGTGATCTTCGCATTATGGAGGACACTGCAGTGTTGGGATTTTTTGGCCGATGCATTGGGCTCAATCTAAAGTGTGGGGGAACAGCTAGGCTACCTGCTATAATAGGATATTCACGATCAATGGATTTGTTGTTAACGGGTCGGCGCGTGGGTGGCCAAGAGGCTCTTCAAATAGGGTTAGTAAATCGTCTAGTAGCTACAGGTACGGCGCTTGGGCAGGCAGTAAATTTAGCTTTTTCCATTGCGAAATTTCCTTTAAAAGCCCTTCAAAGAGATCGTAACAATTTATATGCAAATCATTACGAACGGCGCAATGGTTTTTGCGCAGCGATAGGCCATGAAACTGCCCCAATTCATTCTAATATTGTAAACGAAATTGGAGAAGGTGTAACAAGgttcaaaaatt CAAAAACAAATGGATCGAAGATAGAATCGTGGCAGGTAAAGCCGAAAGCTTTACAAACTtgggaaaaagaagaagaacttcACGAGAAACGGTTTGCATTAAACGCAAATACGATTCAGAATAATTGCTGA
- the LOC129243113 gene encoding uncharacterized protein LOC129243113 isoform X3 has product MANILRPYRSNSLQKLLGQNICLRKRQYFSTEASENNGKAGPMVLVDKDDHITLIGLNRPNNRNSIDNKTARCLSQAIASFEADETSPVAVIYGIGGSLCTGIRKNQLFVELMVIVWPMG; this is encoded by the exons ATGGCGAATATATTAAGACCATATAGATCTAATAGTTTGCAGAAGCTACTAGGC CAGAATATATGTTTACGAAAAAGGCAATACTTTTCAACTGAAGCATCAGAAAACAACGGCAAAGCTGGACCCATGGTATTAGTTGATAAGGATGACCATATCACGTTAATTGGTTTAAATCGACCAAATAATCGCAACTCCATTGACAATAAAACCGCGCGTTGTTTAAGTCAAGCCATCGCCAGTTTTGAAGCGGACGAAACGTCGCCGGTGGCAGTGATTTATGGAATAGGGGGCTCTTTGTGCACAG gcATTCGAAAAAACCAATTATTTGTGGAATTAATGGTTATTGTGTGGCCGATGGGCTAG